ATTGGGCTTGGCTCAAATGTGAAAAATCgcaatatttatgaaatttgaccatttcatctcaatttctttttaaaatatatttctctgataaaATCTTTTTCCtagatttaaaacatattaacaaataatgcaaatttttaattttcatgaatatttatttattctactAATTAGAATGTCAATCTGAGTTTTGGtatgttttcttagatattcatattatgcaagAAATCACCGCGAAATTTGGACACTATGGTATCTTCCTTACAAACAAAGCACCTTTGTTATCATTCCGGGATTCATCACAAAACATTCATATCAAATACtcgagagcttgtatcactgtTACGATGGTGAAAGCATACTTCATatgaggtgttttaacgagccattaaataacattttactgtaatgagctacctttaGAGTCAAAGTTCATAGCcacaaaaatacacaaacatacatGTTCTGAATATTGTAAGTCCAAAATAGACAAGCTGGAATCATATATAGATGAGAATAATTGcactatgaaaataaaattgggCCAGAAAgcacggtgttttttttttgcctttatCACTACAGGAGAACCATTGCGAGTTACGATGGCTGCTAACATCTAGTCTGGTAATATGTTATTGTACAAGACCTTTGGTTTTGTATTTCCAGAACTCGAGACAGTTTACAgatgaaaaatttgaatatcaatgtAATACATGTGAATGATGCGGTGATTtggatacagatattttttacTTTATATTTAAAAGCAACACGAGCATTTGCTTTGGAATTTTCCAATATGCATGGACTTTACATTGAGGaatttcattttgcatttcagatattttgtgaattgaATTGCATTATTTTAGGCTTATTTCTTTACTAATAGTACATCCTAATTGAAGGGAATTCTGAGATTTGTTTTCTGGTAATTGTATGTATTTGTGCTTCACAGGATACACAAATACATCGATTAATTTTTATCAGATGGGATAGTTAAGAACTTTATAAACACTTAGCACTAAtctgaaaataattcaaaactgATTTTGATACATATCCTCCATGTATGTCCGTAATAAGTTTTACAACTCTATAGGCTCAATTACCATAAACTAAAAATACACTTCAGTCAAGAATTAAACATTGCATACACATACATTCTTGACTTCCTAAAATCACACAAATACTTTATTGATTTAACCTCAGCATAAATttcaatgattgattgtatcttgtttaacgtctctctcgagaatttttcactcgtatagAGAAgacggtgaaggacttcaaattaaggcctgtgctcggcggttacggccattgagcagtgagggttctttagcgtatcACGcctactgtgatacgggacaATCAAAGAAACGCATTCCCAAGATCTGACCATTTTTATAGCTGGTAGAATTCAATTTCCACTACGACCGTGAAACAGGAAAACAAAGTTGATCATTGCTATCACGTGTGAAAATGCTTTCCCTAAAGATCAAACATCAAATAATACAACTAATTTCAATTAtgaatttggaaataattacaccaaatatataaggaagagaATAACTATGATTTTTAAACTCCCCacacatacataaatacaacatATATGGCAATATAGTAAAGCAACTGCACGCACCATACCTGGTTTTTCatcatgcatacatgtattataacaaAAAGGACGCAGTGTAGCATAAAAGGAATTATTGCTACTCATATCATATATAAACTGGTACAGGGATGAAAAAgttaattaattgattgataCTATACTGTTTAACGTACCGCTGGaatatttttcactcatataaaaGCACCgccattgccggcgaagggctgcacaatttaggtcCATGTTCGGTGCCTAGTTAacataacagtgatcaatgaaaagtgaagataacgaacagtgagtaatatgataactcctataaggactACAAAACAGACAGCTGGGCAAAGACGAAGCCCTGGATATACtggaggtggaatcaggtacctaggaggagtaagcatcccctgtcgaccggccacgtccaccgtgagccctatatcctgatcaagtaaacggagttatcagtagtcaaaatcagtgtgacaagaacggccttacaatccGTAAAACACAcaccagacaacatttgacccaatggtaggttgtagtggcaaactagatcgttacaaggaccatagaatttgcgaaatgcttactttaaatgAGATTTTATGAACCCCTgctccatcaacttgtttgtcagtagcctgcgttgatttaaaactgaccataaggaGAAGAAGCTCTTatgtatggaatcagttgagagatataaacaccatatgcaggtgatattgggatattgctacataaatatgggaatttgacgatggagaacctgAAATCACCCCGCTTGTCAAaaggttgagttgttagtttgccgttaatatctattttcacaTTTAAGTACGAAgaagatgtggaagactctgtgttctcttttattttgagttcactgggatatatcgattcAACATTTGAACGAAAATTattgttgttaatagataaatcgTCGTCGgtatatcaaaatgttaatgTAAGGGACACAATTAGACTTTTCCCCTCTGATCTAAAAGTTCTTGAATATGTTCTGCCtgataataatataaaaacGGGTCAGCTTACTAAGGAGCAAAATTCATATCTatgagactgttggaagacctgatcaggAAAGACTATGGAATACAGTATCCACTATGAACTCCACTTCAAACTTCTTCTGCTTGGTATCATTGTGGTGTTTAACGAAATACTTTTGAAAGACAAATCACTAGATATGCTTTTCCCctttttgttgaagaagaaaTTGTCTATGTTGTCCAAAAGGCTAATCTATAATTTATAATGAGGAATGATCACGTGAAgcgttgaaaagtcatacgttatGATGTTGTACCTCATATTCTTACATTGACTGGGATACTAAATGTGTTTAAacctgaagcatgattttgaagaatttcatcttttcaagAGGTTGTTTGAGAATAAGTACGATTCCCAAACGTGGAATAAATccaaaatttctttaaaaacagtTTTCATAGTGAGCATCACAAAGACAATGTTTACAAGTTTTGTCTGCTggaggcaatacaaaatagattgtcgggcaaagacggacccctggatacaccagaggtggatcaggtgtctagaaggagaaaacatccctgtcgaccggtcacacccaccgtgagtctatatattgataaggtaaacgaagttatccgtagtcaaaatcaacgTGCCTGGAACGGCctaaaatcagtatgaaaccCGTCAGACAGAATCTGATCCAATGAtttgttgtattggcaaactagatcgttataccgACCATATAATAAGCGAAATATCTAACTGATAATACGATTTCCTTTTATTTCAATGTGAAGAATgagaaatgtttttgaaaactgCTGCACTGTTGAAACAGCTATTTCTTACATATTAATTTTACTCTAAAAGAAGATTAATTTTTAGTTCCAGTAAATTTATTCCAGgtctcaagaccataaactgagaatagattTAAGTCAAAATTGTGATTACTTATATCAGAAGATTTATCTAGGTAAAATTAAAATAACGGGCTGGCAGATCACCCAGATAACAAATCTATAGCTACAATGCTTACCTACTCTCAGTTTTATTGATtcctgtttgttatcttcacattccTTCCTTTCAATGCAAACAGGAATCAGTTGCAAGGGAAACCATTTGAATTGGAAGACACTGCCATATATATTGGCAGAGAtaaagagagagggagagaaaggaaaatattgataaagatAGCGAGATAGAGGATGTGTTAATTATATGTTGCTCTGCATGCAAATAGTGtatatgtctctcaactgattcgatacgcaagaccttgttctgcgcgtgatcaattttcaaatcaagacagctactgaaaaataagttgatgttgcagggtttcaaaagtctcgcttaatgtcaacattttgcaaCGTATATGGTTGTtgtaacaatctagtttgccaatagaaCATAGACGTATACATCAAGAAGAGATATAAGTACTATTAATTTTCCTTTCACTGTCTATTGAATTCAAATAGGACAATCGCCATTTTCTACATTACAATGAAAAGTGTCTATATTTGATTTTGAAAGTCAATACCAATCCATTGACggtttgaaaataaatgacatttctatttgtagaaaataaatgacatttctatatgtagaaatatttatttcaaaggaGCTTCACACAAAACGTAGTTTGGATTTGTACATGGCACGGGGTGTATTGTTCCTTGGCGATAATCTAGCTTTCCACAGTACGAGTTGTAGAGGGGTCTAGTTGGTCTCGCTGCTGCTTCACCGGATATAATCCATACAAATCTTCCGTCGTGCAGACGATCAACGGCACCAATGTAAATGTAATCTGCTTTACCTTCaataaatatcatatactatatcaatatatatcaCATTCATATTCCCTGTTAAGTTTCAACTATAACAAGGTAAAGGCAAAAATAGtagaaatgaaatgtaaatatgaatgatatgaGTCCTTTTTATAAAAGTTGCCTCCATTTTTTTTCGTAACTTTTatggttttttcttttcttcttcgAATCCATTGAAAGTTCTTGTAGATACTGTTTTGATATCATAGCATGTGTGACTGCATATAAAACAGGAAGAATATTCgcagtttaatttattaagccTAAACCAGTGGTAAAGTTCTGAAGGGAATTTACCTATCTGGTAAATAACACTTCTGTTAAAATACTTTCTTGCTcgtgatatatataaatatatttgaaatgaaagcgctaaagctttagcaaacgtcttcgtgtttcatttttattgtttacctatatacatatatatatatatatatatatatatatatatatatatatatatatactgtttatGATAAACAGTTTTCCGACGACAGTTTTGATACTGTGCAAGTTACAAAACATACAGaaaacatacagaaaataaatgtCTAATAAGTGATATCAGAAAGatcatttcgacaaacaatgtctctttagtgatacCCAAGCCGAcagtttggaaattcgaaatgacaaaaacttGTAAGAgataaaaggaaaactagagtgccaaaaaaaaactggaaccaaattcgtccaaggatcaaagctatgcatgagggagataatccttaattttgaaatgactttctaaattttaccacagtaattaaatgtacatccgtattttcaagctagtaacgaagtacttagccaCTGGGctatagagaccctcggggactaacagtccaccagcagaggcttcGACCCGGGTAATAACAATCCTTATAGTTTCGCTTGTAAACAAAAGAGTGTAACTATATGAGTTGAGCCATGTGAATAGACTATGAAGTGTTTCACATACCATTTAATCGTCCCGTAATGTAGGTCTCAATATCATCTAGCTGTGTTGGATCAATGCCCTCCGCCATTGTAGAGCAGTGATAATAACAGTATCTCTGAAACATGTCATGGTCTTTGTgtcataaaaacaaaatacaaacaatTTACGTAGATTTCTATCACTCTGAGTTTGTTTGTTGGAAAATTCATACTTTAAAAGCACAACTTCAATAATTAGCTCTGTCCCAAATCAAATATATTATTAGGATACAACAAAATCATTGTCCTTGACCTCAAGCCTCATTTCACACTACCTGGTCATAAACAGCATTTTGGGTAAAATATTGAACTGTTACTGTTTCTCCCTAATTAGGCAAGACCAAAATTGGAATTTACTGGTAGATTGAAAAATAGAAGTCAGACATACGGACAACCATGGTCATTTCTATGGTCTATCTAAACTGCGTGTGTTATTACTATTTTGACGATGTACTCCAACTGGAATGTTGAGAAAATTTACTTTAACATTTTTATGCGTTTATTTGCTTAATGTTCATGGGGTGATACTACAAGAAAGCACAAAGGttcttttttatcattaaagacgaaaataacgaacagtgatcatcaatctcataactcgtaccggcaatacaaaatagagaattgggtaaacatggaccccCAAGACGTTTGTCACAGGCATGTGTCGCCAAGAACCTGACTATAGTAGGGAaaattattggtttttttttatttgaccttATGAGAAACGTTCCTTGTCACGGTAGGGGTTGGTACGATGAGGAACCATCAATGGAATTGCCAAACTCACCATGCATTGGTTAAATCCTGAGTGAAAAATTCGTCAATGGAACCATCAAACAACAAGCATTCTCGTGAGAATATAACCTCCATCTTACCATTtagaataattttcaaatacctGCAGTAACTTATAGTAAACGTGgtatttttgtcatttgaagAATTGTACTATTCTACATGTGTAGATGATCGAAGGAACATCGCAGCACACTAAAGATAGACTATGAATCGCATGCATCTTCATATTCTGAATTCAGCAAATGTATCAATCAATACCCCTCTCTTTACAATAACGAATATGAGTTCAATAAATTAAGTCCTGGGGGATATGAAATATGGGATCATAACGTGAAAGGTAAAGACCCGTCACATctgccgtgggccctatattttgatcaggtaaacggagttatccatagtaaAAATCAGGTTGCCAAGATCggattaacaatcggtatgaaaaccGTATTGATTACGAGCAGACAACATGTTTTGAATGGGAAAGGAGAGCAACAACGGTGACAGGATGCAGAATCCGTAAAAATATGGATCCATGATAATAGTGAAATGATACACTGTATAGCTATCTAATATTTGATATGGTGTGTAGCAAACGCATTCCCATATACCTCTAGCAGGACCCTAGCTATAATTCCTATGCATCTCCTCATTAGATAATATATAGATACCAAAGCATGGGTAATTCAGTCTGATAGGTTAAAACGTAAAATCGTTTAAAAGAATGAAGACCAATGAtccatttttaaagattaattttaaatattctgACATGActcttttcattttgaaacgaaagagaatgttaatttcaaacttCAATTAATTAGTTGGATCAAATTTGTGTCGCTCTTCGTAAAGGTGAAATTAGGCAGCTCCAAACGTTAATTTCAAAGTTTCCCATATGTGGTATTTGTTTTCAAAGCGAACATAGCCTACCAAGTAATATGTAATATGCTAAGCATGTGAACTTAAATGAAATCGTCAACGTCGATATACTGACCTCGGCATCTGTAAAATTTAAGGGATGCTCCGAAACCATAAAGCACCTATTATTGATGCGAGTGTGTGTATAAGGACAATGCTGAAAGGGTAAATATGTGCATcctgaaaaattaaaccaaaaaCAGTACAACGCTGACATGTCGTGATCgtaataaataaatgattgaACAGCGGTTAATGATTCCTATGCAGAATTacagtacatgcatgtattggATATATGCCGAACACAGTTGTGTATAATAATATTAGACAATTTCCGCTAGGACTGAAAACTGTTTGATATCTTTTTATACAGATTCTTAAAATTTCATCTCTcgatttgtttatttacatatacCAGAGACAGTCCGATTTTGAAGGATATCTTTACTAATATTGGACGGCCAAAGATACATGTTAATGCTTATACTGAACGGACATCGGACTAACATTGACACCAATGATTTGATGTTCTCTATATCAGGTCAAGCCTGTAAatgaaatgatatacatgtaccaatcgGATCCTTAGATGGTGTCGGAGTAGTAGTCGTTGTAGGTGTCGTAGTAGTTGTCGTTGTCGTCGTGGTCGTCGTTGTCGTCGTTGGGTGTCTCAATTCCACTTTGTTACAAAGATCTCCATCACAACAATCTCCATCTACTGGGAATTCTATGTAGTCTCGACGCCTTCCAAATACATTGCCTAGTTCTGTGCGGAGTTTCATACAAGTCTACAAAATACATCAAGGTGTCACCCAATAGGAACACAATGTTCTGTAGGTAGCGTCTAAATACAacggaaattaaaaaaaaaatcatcgatCACATTCTCTATTCTGAGACTTACTCCTGCATCGAGACAGCCCGTTTTGTAGACATACCCCATCGTGGTAGAAAAATCCTTCATTGAATAgcatttctaaaataaacacGAAAAATGATGTGCAAGTGCATTTGAAAATTAATCTCAGATTTACTTAGCCTTGAATATGTGATAAAAAATAGATCGTAACGATATTTAGTATTAGAAACGAAATGACACAAGAGTAATCTCTGTTGTCacattaagatatatatatatagatagatagatagatagataaatagatatactACACTTTACGCATACAATCCATTTTTACGTGTCTTTGTGAGGCTCATCATTAcagctgtattttaaacaaacttgccACTAATTCCACATCTGGTATTCCTACGTATAccccaactgccctttcaaaatcATACCTTagctttaaacacatttaatatctcagCCAATGTGACGAATGCATGAGTTATAATTCATAGACAGGAACCCTTCCATAAATACACTGTTGGATTCAGCTAATCGAGAAAATATTAAGTGTAGTGGAGatatattaaatgaattgtGTCAAAACTATTGTCAGAATTGGTGcatatcaaatgtggattctacctgtaaaaaattctaaagaaattttagcaaatttgaaatctcaaaacatttctgaaataaaCAACTTCCAAACTTATGACTTTACAACACCTTACACAATCATTCCTCATGGCAAATTAAAgagtatacttttttttttacatcatagacgGTTGCTTCCTCAGGAAaagtggaaaaaaatattcatatgtagtgACCAGTTATTTCAAGAAGTAGTTAGTAAAACACCACTCTGAATCT
Above is a genomic segment from Ostrea edulis chromosome 3, xbOstEdul1.1, whole genome shotgun sequence containing:
- the LOC125667125 gene encoding uncharacterized protein LOC125667125: MRHLGIFLAVLLCRGVVIMSSAVCDDVDNIACQRLSRVSNVCNDSCFAKHCKRSCGTCPLKCYQCNNELTAHTCNATLVCSSVTDKCIITRGVNLNFLPSFKSGCAGSEVCRQLFGESKGKRQTVAGQCCESDLCNNRLSHTRSVMRPERTQGSLTMNTNAELFRECHEVDSTACKLMKQKNSTICDEPCMIQACPQTCGKCTACYSCDVVDHPSNCTDTTVCEPNEKCYSMKDFSTTMGYVYKTGCLDAGTCMKLRTELGNVFGRRRDYIEFPVDGDCCDGDLCNKVELRHPTTTTTTTTTTTTTTTPTTTTTPTPSKDPIGCTYLPFQHCPYTHTRINNRCFMVSEHPLNFTDAERYCYYHCSTMAEGIDPTQLDDIETYITGRLNGKADYIYIGAVDRLHDGRFVWIISGEAAARPTRPLYNSYCGKLDYRQGTIHPVPCTNPNYVLCEAPLK